In one window of Dokdonia sp. PRO95 DNA:
- the uvrA gene encoding excinuclease ABC subunit UvrA, whose translation MLIDVKDVNPKKNIIIKGAKLHNLKNINAVIPRNKLVVITGLSGSGKSSLAFDTLYAEGQRRYVESLSSYARQFLGRLDKPKVDYIKGIAPAIAIEQKVNSTNPRSTVGTTTEIYDYLKLLFARIGKTYSPISGNEVKKDTVTDVVAYVSAFAKREKLLLLAPIHLEKGRKIESKLQALLQQGYARIQVKGEVKRLDEVAEIGSKLKAKDILLVVDRIINNPEDEDFINRLSDAVQTAFFEGKGELFIEKLVDNSRRQFSNKFELDGMTFLEPNVHLFSFNNPYGACPTCEGYGDVIGIDEDLVIPNTGLSIYENAVFPWRGDSMSHYRDQLVNRAYKFDFPIHKPWFELTPEQQQLVWDGNKEFDGLNKFFKFLESKAYKIQNRVMLSRYRGKTKCNTCKGKRLRPEATYVKIGGKNIVDLVELPLDEVAAFFNSLTLNEYDTTVAKRLLTEITSRLSFLDKVGLNYLTLNRKSNTLSGGESQRINLATSLGSSLVGSMYILDEPSIGLHPKDTEKLIEVLQSLRDLGNTVIVVEHDEDIMKKADFIIDIGPEAGTFGGDVVAVGDYDEILKSDSLTAGYLNGNLEIEVPKKRRTSKYYAEVIGARENNLQNVNVRFPLGVFTAVTGVSGSGKSTLVRKILYPAMLKAIGGYGEKAGQFTELKGNYENIKTIEFVDQNPIGRSSRSNPVTYIKAYDDIRKLFESQKLSKIRNYKAKHFSFNVDGGRCETCKGEGEVTIEMQFMADVHLECETCKGKRFKKEVLEVHFNDKNIDDILTMTIDDAVAFFTAHNEAKITRKLKPLQDVGLGYVTLGQSSSTLSGGEAQRIKLASFLVKGTTKDKTLFIFDEPTTGLHFHDIKKLLASFEALIAKGHSIIVVEHNMDLVKCADHVIDMGPEGGKHGGILVASGTPEEVAKNKKSFTGKYLKEKL comes from the coding sequence ATGCTTATAGACGTTAAGGATGTAAATCCTAAGAAGAATATTATCATTAAGGGTGCCAAACTGCACAATCTTAAAAATATTAATGCAGTAATCCCTCGTAACAAGCTCGTTGTTATCACGGGACTTTCTGGATCTGGTAAATCTTCTCTTGCATTTGACACCCTTTATGCAGAGGGACAGCGCAGGTACGTTGAGAGTCTTTCCTCCTACGCACGCCAGTTCTTAGGCAGACTTGATAAACCTAAGGTAGATTACATAAAAGGAATTGCTCCTGCCATTGCCATTGAGCAAAAGGTAAATAGCACAAACCCAAGATCTACAGTAGGAACAACAACCGAGATTTACGATTATTTAAAGCTACTTTTTGCCCGTATCGGTAAGACCTACTCCCCTATTTCTGGAAACGAAGTTAAAAAGGATACCGTAACAGATGTGGTTGCTTATGTTTCCGCTTTCGCGAAAAGAGAAAAACTACTCCTACTCGCACCTATTCATTTAGAAAAAGGCAGAAAAATAGAATCCAAACTGCAGGCCTTATTACAACAAGGCTATGCACGTATACAAGTAAAAGGGGAAGTAAAACGTCTTGATGAAGTTGCCGAAATAGGAAGCAAACTCAAAGCCAAAGACATACTCCTCGTTGTAGATAGAATTATAAACAATCCAGAAGATGAAGATTTTATAAACCGACTTTCAGATGCTGTACAGACGGCATTCTTTGAAGGAAAGGGCGAACTTTTTATAGAAAAGCTAGTAGATAATTCTCGCCGTCAGTTTTCAAATAAGTTTGAGCTTGATGGAATGACTTTTTTAGAGCCTAATGTTCATTTATTTTCTTTTAATAATCCATACGGTGCATGCCCTACTTGTGAAGGTTATGGTGATGTAATAGGAATAGATGAAGATCTTGTAATACCTAATACTGGACTATCAATCTACGAGAATGCCGTGTTCCCATGGCGTGGTGATAGTATGAGCCATTACCGCGATCAGCTAGTTAATCGTGCCTATAAATTTGATTTTCCTATACACAAACCTTGGTTTGAGTTAACTCCAGAGCAACAACAGCTTGTTTGGGATGGTAATAAAGAATTTGATGGGCTCAATAAGTTCTTTAAATTCTTAGAATCTAAGGCATATAAAATTCAAAACAGAGTAATGCTATCGCGTTACCGTGGTAAAACAAAGTGTAACACTTGTAAGGGTAAACGCCTACGTCCAGAAGCAACCTATGTAAAAATAGGCGGCAAAAACATTGTAGATCTAGTAGAGTTACCACTAGACGAAGTAGCAGCTTTCTTCAACAGTTTAACGCTTAATGAGTATGATACTACGGTAGCAAAAAGATTACTTACAGAGATCACAAGTAGGCTTAGCTTTCTAGACAAAGTAGGACTCAACTACCTTACGCTCAACAGAAAGTCTAATACTCTCTCTGGTGGTGAGTCACAGCGCATCAATCTTGCAACTTCTCTTGGTAGTAGTCTCGTGGGATCAATGTATATACTTGACGAACCAAGTATAGGATTGCACCCTAAAGACACAGAAAAACTTATAGAGGTACTACAATCTCTCCGTGACCTTGGTAATACCGTTATCGTTGTTGAACATGATGAGGACATCATGAAAAAAGCAGATTTTATCATTGATATAGGCCCAGAAGCAGGAACCTTTGGAGGAGATGTGGTGGCCGTAGGTGATTATGATGAGATTTTAAAAAGTGATTCGTTAACTGCAGGATACCTTAATGGAAATCTAGAAATTGAAGTTCCTAAGAAGCGTAGAACTTCAAAATATTATGCCGAAGTTATTGGCGCTCGAGAAAACAACTTACAGAACGTAAACGTCCGTTTTCCACTTGGTGTATTTACCGCTGTAACCGGTGTTTCTGGAAGTGGAAAATCTACATTAGTTAGAAAAATATTATATCCTGCCATGCTTAAAGCAATAGGCGGATATGGGGAAAAAGCAGGCCAGTTTACAGAACTTAAAGGCAACTATGAGAACATTAAAACCATAGAATTTGTAGATCAAAACCCAATTGGGAGATCTTCTAGATCTAATCCTGTGACTTATATTAAAGCTTACGATGACATTCGTAAATTATTTGAAAGTCAGAAGCTTAGTAAAATAAGAAACTATAAAGCAAAACACTTTTCTTTTAACGTAGATGGCGGGAGATGTGAGACTTGTAAAGGTGAAGGTGAAGTAACAATTGAGATGCAATTCATGGCAGACGTACACTTAGAATGTGAAACTTGTAAGGGTAAGCGTTTTAAGAAAGAGGTACTCGAAGTGCATTTCAACGATAAGAATATTGATGATATTCTTACGATGACTATTGATGATGCCGTGGCATTTTTTACAGCACATAATGAAGCAAAAATCACTCGTAAACTTAAACCATTACAAGACGTAGGTCTAGGGTATGTAACACTAGGTCAAAGCTCCTCTACCCTATCTGGAGGTGAAGCGCAGCGTATTAAACTTGCAAGTTTCTTAGTAAAGGGAACAACAAAAGATAAGACCTTATTCATTTTTGATGAGCCTACGACAGGTTTACATTTTCATGATATTAAAAAGCTTTTGGCTTCCTTTGAGGCACTTATTGCAAAGGGTCATTCTATTATTGTGGTAGAACACAATATGGATCTTGTAAAATGTGCAGACCATGTTATCGACATGGGGCCAGAGGGTGGTAAACACGGTGGTATTCTAGTCGCTTCTGGAACTCCGGAAGAGGTAGCAAAAAACAAGAAGTCCTTTACAGGAAAATACTTGAAAGAAAAACTCTAG
- a CDS encoding sigma-70 family RNA polymerase sigma factor gives MKSVLIDDATLVSNYIKGDEKSLAMLIARHKQRIYSFIYSKVYDRDISEDIFQDTFIKVIKTLKKGKYNEEGKFLPWTMRIAHNLVIDHFRRNNRMPKFDNAGEFSIFSVLSDNSLNAEKQMVRDQVNRDVKRIIEELPDDQKEVLKMRIYQEMSFKEISERTGVSINTALGRMRYALINLRKVIDTNNIILTD, from the coding sequence ATGAAAAGTGTATTAATAGACGATGCTACACTCGTTAGCAATTACATCAAAGGAGACGAAAAATCACTAGCTATGCTCATTGCGAGACATAAGCAACGTATATATAGTTTTATATACTCGAAGGTATATGATCGCGATATTTCTGAAGATATTTTTCAAGACACGTTTATTAAGGTCATCAAAACACTCAAGAAGGGCAAGTATAATGAAGAAGGTAAATTTTTACCATGGACGATGCGTATTGCGCATAACCTAGTTATTGACCACTTCCGTCGTAATAATAGGATGCCTAAGTTTGATAATGCAGGTGAGTTTTCTATTTTTTCTGTGTTAAGTGATAATAGCCTTAATGCTGAAAAGCAAATGGTGCGAGATCAAGTAAACAGAGACGTTAAGCGTATCATTGAAGAGCTGCCAGATGACCAGAAAGAGGTGCTCAAAATGCGTATTTATCAAGAGATGAGCTTTAAAGAAATCTCTGAGCGTACTGGTGTAAGTATCAATACAGCGCTGGGTAGAATGCGTTATGCGCTTATCAATTTGAGAAAAGTAATTGACACCAATAATATAATTCTAACAGATTGA
- the nth gene encoding endonuclease III, which produces MNKQEKVDFTIKTLQELYPQIPIPLDHKDPYTLLIAVLMSAQSTDVKVNQITPLLFEVADNPYDMIKLTVEDIRDIIKPVGLSPMKAKGIHGLSHMLIDKYDGVVPASIEKLTEFPAVGHKTASVVVAQAFGIPAFPVDTHIHRLMYRWGFTNGKNVVQTEKDAKRLFPEHIWNDLHLQIIWYGRDYSPARGWDLEKDIITKTIGRKTVIADYEKMMAKRKKK; this is translated from the coding sequence ATGAATAAACAAGAAAAGGTAGACTTTACTATAAAAACATTACAAGAACTATATCCTCAGATACCAATTCCTCTAGATCATAAAGACCCATACACGCTTCTTATTGCAGTATTAATGAGTGCTCAAAGTACAGATGTGAAGGTTAATCAAATCACTCCACTCCTATTTGAGGTGGCAGATAATCCGTATGATATGATCAAGCTCACAGTAGAAGATATACGAGATATCATAAAGCCTGTAGGACTATCGCCTATGAAAGCAAAAGGTATTCATGGCTTGTCACATATGCTTATAGATAAGTATGATGGCGTGGTACCTGCTAGCATAGAGAAGCTTACGGAGTTTCCAGCAGTGGGCCATAAAACAGCTAGTGTGGTTGTGGCGCAAGCTTTTGGTATTCCTGCATTTCCTGTAGACACTCACATACATAGGTTAATGTACCGCTGGGGCTTTACAAATGGAAAGAATGTCGTACAAACAGAAAAGGATGCAAAGCGCCTTTTTCCAGAACATATTTGGAATGATTTACATCTTCAAATTATATGGTATGGAAGAGATTACTCACCAGCCAGAGGATGGGACCTAGAGAAAGATATTATCACAAAGACCATAGGACGTAAAACAGTCATAGCCGACTATGAGAAAATGATGGCAAAAAGGAAGAAAAAATAA
- the bcp gene encoding thioredoxin-dependent thiol peroxidase, with the protein MNTLKVGDKVPDFTTVDQDGNEVKLADFKGKKLIVFFYPKASTPGCTAEACNLRDNYKELQAQGYHLLGVSADSQKRQKNFATKYEFPFQLLADEDKTVINAFGVWGLKKFMGKEYDGIHRMTFKVDEEGVVSDVIQKVKTKDHAAQLLDA; encoded by the coding sequence ATGAACACATTAAAAGTGGGCGATAAAGTCCCAGATTTTACAACAGTCGATCAGGATGGAAATGAGGTGAAGCTTGCGGATTTTAAAGGTAAGAAGCTCATCGTATTTTTTTACCCAAAAGCAAGCACGCCAGGCTGTACCGCAGAGGCGTGTAATCTAAGAGATAACTACAAGGAATTACAGGCGCAAGGATATCACTTACTAGGGGTGAGCGCAGATTCTCAAAAACGCCAAAAGAATTTTGCAACCAAATATGAGTTCCCTTTCCAGCTGCTTGCAGATGAGGATAAAACAGTAATCAACGCCTTTGGTGTTTGGGGTCTGAAAAAGTTTATGGGTAAGGAATACGATGGTATTCACCGTATGACTTTTAAAGTAGACGAAGAAGGCGTGGTGAGCGATGTGATACAAAAGGTTAAGACTAAAGATCACGCTGCCCAGTTACTAGACGCGTAG
- a CDS encoding MBL fold metallo-hydrolase, which translates to MKITFLGTGTSQGIPVIGSTHPVCLSTDARDKRLRVSVLIEWEGYNYVIDCGPDFRQQMLNTLSRKRTTAGDPAPLHGILLTHEHADHVAGLDDIRPFVFRQGDMPIYAHKRVLKTLAERFDYIFTTENRYPGAPSVASKEVVNGVPIKLGNIEVQPIEAYHGSLQVFGYRFQNIAYLTDVKTIADEEIEKLQGLDILVLNCLREEAHYTHLNVEEALALVAKIKPKRTYLTHISHHLGFHAEAEQKLPKNVFLAYDGLTLTT; encoded by the coding sequence ATGAAAATCACCTTTCTCGGTACTGGCACATCTCAAGGAATTCCTGTAATAGGAAGTACACATCCCGTGTGCTTAAGTACAGATGCTAGAGATAAAAGATTAAGAGTTTCTGTTCTAATTGAGTGGGAAGGCTATAATTATGTGATAGATTGCGGTCCAGATTTTAGACAACAAATGCTTAATACGCTTTCGCGAAAGCGTACCACCGCAGGAGATCCTGCACCTTTGCATGGTATATTATTAACGCATGAACATGCAGATCACGTTGCTGGACTAGATGATATAAGACCTTTTGTTTTTAGACAAGGTGATATGCCTATTTATGCTCATAAGCGAGTATTGAAAACTCTCGCCGAACGTTTTGATTATATCTTTACAACAGAAAATAGATACCCAGGAGCTCCAAGCGTTGCTTCAAAAGAGGTAGTAAATGGTGTTCCTATCAAATTAGGAAACATCGAAGTGCAGCCTATCGAGGCCTACCACGGATCATTGCAAGTCTTTGGATATCGTTTTCAAAATATAGCGTATCTAACAGATGTAAAAACTATCGCAGATGAGGAGATTGAAAAATTGCAAGGATTAGATATTCTTGTGTTGAATTGCTTAAGGGAAGAAGCTCATTATACACATTTAAACGTAGAGGAAGCGCTTGCTCTGGTTGCCAAAATTAAACCTAAACGCACATATCTAACACACATAAGCCATCACCTTGGTTTTCATGCAGAAGCCGAACAAAAATTACCAAAAAATGTCTTTCTCGCTTACGACGGACTTACTTTAACTACATAA
- a CDS encoding alpha/beta fold hydrolase encodes MLLEYITRKPSQPSTGKAPLIILLHGYGSNEEDLFSFAEEIPEEYFIVSAKAPIAMQPYGNAWYHITIDGDGVKTSDNEGARKSRDIIAKFIDEIVAEYDVDKHNVTLLGFSQGTILSYAVALTYPEKVKNVIGLSGYINEEIIDLKSNPSYAHLNIYNSHGTVDQVIPIDAARKTPGYLKNIGIESTLSEFPVGHGVHPTNFYEFKEWLQSR; translated from the coding sequence ATGTTATTAGAATATATCACACGTAAACCATCACAACCTTCTACGGGTAAAGCTCCATTAATAATTCTCCTTCATGGTTATGGAAGTAATGAGGAAGACCTTTTTAGCTTTGCAGAAGAAATTCCTGAAGAATACTTTATAGTGTCTGCAAAGGCCCCTATCGCAATGCAGCCTTATGGTAATGCTTGGTATCATATTACTATAGATGGAGATGGTGTAAAAACCTCAGATAATGAAGGTGCTCGTAAATCTAGAGATATCATTGCAAAATTTATCGATGAGATTGTAGCGGAGTATGATGTGGACAAGCATAATGTAACCTTACTAGGTTTTAGTCAAGGAACCATTTTAAGCTATGCAGTAGCACTCACCTACCCAGAAAAGGTTAAGAATGTAATAGGCTTGAGTGGTTATATCAATGAAGAGATTATTGATTTAAAAAGTAATCCGTCATATGCGCATCTTAATATTTATAACTCACATGGAACTGTAGACCAAGTGATACCTATAGATGCTGCTCGCAAAACACCTGGCTATCTCAAAAATATAGGGATTGAATCCACACTAAGTGAGTTTCCTGTAGGCCATGGAGTTCACCCGACCAACTTCTATGAGTTCAAAGAGTGGTTACAAAGTAGATAG
- a CDS encoding dihydroorotase, whose protein sequence is MKALIKNAIIVDSDSPHHGSTKDVRIKDGLIIEIGEHLENTKGETLIERDNLHISQGWFDSSVSMGQPGFEERETIDHGLQVAASSGFTAVALNPNTYPIIDTSSDVTFVKKMAEGHATSLFPIGALTRNSESVDLAELYDMQQAGAVAFGDYQQPIANPNLLKIALQYTQGFNGLVLSFPQEQKIAGKGMVNEGEISTRVGLKGIPAIAESLQVARDLHILEYAGGSLHIPTISTKASVELIKQAKTKGLDVTCSVAIHNLYLLDTIIDDFDTRYKVLPPLRNQEHVDALIEGVKDGTIDMVTSDHNPLDVERKHVEFDNAMYGAISQEATFKALLTIVSEKRAVTLLTAGRRRFIGTSSTIQENSPADITLFTTKGTATFTQEHIKSTSNNAIFLNQKMKGEVYGVIANNQIVLN, encoded by the coding sequence ATGAAAGCACTCATAAAGAACGCCATAATTGTAGACAGTGATAGCCCACATCACGGTAGTACAAAAGATGTTAGAATTAAGGATGGCCTCATTATAGAAATAGGAGAACATCTAGAAAATACAAAAGGAGAGACGCTTATAGAGCGCGATAATCTCCATATATCACAAGGTTGGTTTGATAGTAGCGTGAGTATGGGGCAACCCGGATTTGAGGAACGAGAAACTATAGATCACGGATTACAAGTGGCAGCCTCAAGTGGCTTTACAGCAGTAGCACTCAATCCAAACACCTACCCTATTATTGACACAAGCTCTGATGTTACCTTTGTAAAAAAAATGGCAGAAGGACATGCAACTTCTCTTTTTCCTATAGGTGCGCTTACGCGAAATAGTGAAAGCGTAGACCTAGCAGAATTATACGATATGCAGCAAGCTGGAGCTGTGGCTTTTGGTGATTATCAACAGCCTATCGCAAATCCTAATTTGCTTAAAATTGCACTGCAATACACTCAAGGATTCAACGGACTTGTTTTATCATTTCCTCAAGAGCAGAAAATTGCTGGAAAAGGAATGGTAAATGAAGGAGAAATAAGCACCCGAGTAGGACTCAAAGGAATTCCCGCTATAGCCGAAAGTCTTCAAGTAGCAAGAGACTTACACATTTTAGAATATGCTGGAGGAAGCCTTCATATACCTACAATTTCCACAAAGGCAAGTGTGGAACTTATAAAACAAGCTAAAACGAAAGGATTAGACGTTACTTGTAGTGTAGCAATACATAACTTGTACCTACTAGATACTATTATAGATGATTTTGACACGCGTTATAAAGTCTTACCACCACTAAGAAACCAAGAGCACGTAGATGCCTTGATAGAGGGTGTAAAAGATGGTACTATCGATATGGTGACCAGTGATCATAATCCCCTAGATGTTGAGCGCAAGCACGTCGAGTTTGATAATGCCATGTATGGCGCGATATCCCAAGAAGCTACATTTAAAGCGTTACTTACCATTGTGAGTGAGAAGCGCGCAGTTACGCTACTTACTGCTGGGAGACGTAGATTTATAGGCACCAGTAGCACAATACAAGAAAATAGCCCTGCAGATATTACCTTATTTACAACAAAAGGCACGGCTACATTTACTCAAGAACACATCAAATCAACATCAAATAACGCCATATTCCTTAATCAAAAAATGAAAGGGGAAGTTTATGGAGTTATTGCAAATAACCAAATAGTACTTAACTAA
- a CDS encoding BatA domain-containing protein has translation MQFRHPELLYALFLLLIPILVHLFQLRKFKTEAFTNVAFLQKLNIQTRKSNSIKKWLVLLSRMAAIAAIVLAFAQPFITQSDSATREKETIIYLDNSFSMQAKGPSGQLLRTATQDIITHIPEDQTFTLITNTDTYRNTTVKNMRNELLQLPYAATQLSETAVTLRAQKEFSRDQSKDKRLIMISDFQDNGETYQLQTDGVEKHYVQLQPVIKNNVSIDSVFISKRKAGSIVLTVALSAGEKKDINTAVSLYNGEQLLAKGTASFDSELGTTVVFDIDAKEEIAGRIVIEDPLLAFDNTMFFNINKSQPIKVLAINGANSDYLSRIFTAPEFEYESTNIKNLDYSSIPEFNYIVVNQVSEIGVALSGALNAFAKAGGITTIILDSNADAASYNGALRNLGNFEISKSETTKRLVTTINYDHPVYKDVFDARIKNFQYPSVSKSFALQGGDALLRFEDGSPFLSYASNFFVISGGIDVANSNLQSSPLIVPTFYNMSRQSLQLPRLYMPIGKNVTYDISVALQEDDILSLEDMSDPSNTLIPLQQSKGNKVQITTSDSPSRASIYNIKLADNTIQQVSYNYSRSESTLRYAALNNGATDHYNTSVEDLFDEFKTADSVQSLWKWFVIFALLFLVLEILILKFYK, from the coding sequence ATGCAGTTTAGACATCCAGAACTACTTTACGCACTGTTCTTACTGCTTATCCCTATTCTCGTTCACTTATTCCAACTGCGTAAGTTTAAAACAGAAGCGTTTACAAACGTTGCCTTTCTTCAAAAGCTTAATATCCAAACGCGTAAGAGTAATTCTATAAAAAAATGGCTCGTATTACTATCTCGTATGGCAGCAATTGCTGCAATTGTGCTAGCATTTGCTCAACCATTTATTACACAATCAGATAGTGCCACGCGAGAAAAGGAAACTATTATTTACTTGGATAACTCGTTCAGTATGCAAGCAAAAGGTCCTTCTGGACAATTGCTACGCACGGCAACTCAAGATATCATTACTCATATTCCCGAGGATCAAACCTTCACTTTAATTACAAATACGGATACGTATAGAAACACCACTGTTAAAAACATGCGTAACGAGCTGCTACAACTACCGTATGCAGCAACACAGTTATCTGAAACTGCCGTAACACTCAGAGCACAGAAAGAATTTTCTAGAGACCAATCAAAGGATAAGAGGCTCATTATGATTTCGGATTTTCAGGATAATGGTGAGACGTATCAGCTACAAACTGATGGTGTAGAAAAACACTACGTGCAGCTCCAGCCAGTGATAAAAAACAATGTAAGTATAGATTCTGTTTTCATATCAAAAAGAAAAGCAGGAAGTATTGTACTTACTGTAGCACTTTCAGCAGGTGAAAAGAAAGATATAAATACTGCCGTTTCTCTATACAACGGCGAACAATTGCTAGCTAAGGGTACGGCGTCTTTTGATAGCGAACTAGGAACTACCGTTGTTTTTGATATAGACGCAAAAGAAGAAATCGCAGGGCGTATCGTAATTGAAGATCCCCTACTCGCTTTTGATAACACCATGTTTTTTAACATTAATAAAAGTCAGCCCATTAAAGTGCTTGCAATAAATGGTGCAAACTCAGATTATTTGTCACGTATTTTTACGGCTCCAGAGTTTGAGTATGAAAGTACAAACATTAAGAACCTTGATTATAGCAGCATACCAGAGTTTAATTATATTGTTGTAAATCAAGTTTCAGAAATAGGCGTAGCTCTTAGTGGTGCTTTGAACGCTTTCGCGAAAGCGGGAGGAATCACCACCATTATTTTAGATTCAAATGCAGATGCCGCTAGTTATAACGGTGCTTTAAGAAATTTAGGGAACTTTGAGATTTCAAAGAGTGAAACTACCAAACGATTAGTAACCACCATAAACTATGACCATCCCGTTTATAAAGATGTGTTTGATGCAAGGATAAAGAATTTTCAATACCCGTCAGTTTCAAAATCCTTTGCATTACAAGGTGGAGATGCATTACTTCGTTTTGAAGATGGAAGTCCTTTTCTCTCTTATGCTTCAAATTTCTTTGTAATCTCTGGAGGTATAGACGTGGCAAATTCGAATCTCCAAAGTTCGCCGCTCATAGTCCCTACATTTTACAATATGTCGCGACAGAGCTTGCAGTTGCCACGATTATATATGCCTATTGGGAAGAACGTAACATACGACATATCTGTCGCCCTTCAAGAAGATGATATTTTGAGTCTAGAAGACATGTCAGATCCCTCAAATACACTTATTCCTTTGCAACAATCTAAAGGGAATAAAGTGCAAATTACTACAAGTGACTCGCCATCTAGAGCAAGTATCTATAATATTAAGCTAGCAGATAACACAATACAGCAAGTTAGTTATAATTACAGTCGTAGTGAAAGCACTTTGCGGTATGCAGCATTAAACAACGGTGCTACAGATCACTATAACACCTCTGTAGAAGACCTTTTTGACGAATTCAAAACAGCAGATAGTGTCCAATCGCTTTGGAAATGGTTTGTTATTTTTGCCCTGTTATTCCTAGTACTAGAAATCTTGATTTTAAAATTCTATAAATGA
- a CDS encoding GAF domain-containing sensor histidine kinase yields MIAPQKPTNEKKRLEVLKSYNLLDTLPEDAYDTITELASHICNTPISLVTLLDADRNFLKSRRGIDIAESPRDISFCGHAILTEEPVFIVEDARLDERFQDNPLVKDFKAIFYAGVPLRTSDGYALGTLCVYDHKPRTLSLEEQDALRGLAKQTVLLFEARKRNIELKEAQNETTQRNDRLEDFARLVAHDLKSPLASIEGLLNLLKEDYLEDNDEEFGTYIKHLDTSAKSMRDYIDGLLEYYKADTLLATKEDTTLFTLVKDVADLHKSSNVAIKIEEDLKLVAVSAIAIDQILSNLVDNATKYNDKEKPTIQISGKESIEYYTISLKDNGTGIPEDKQEIIFDLFKTTGTKDRNGRQGSGMGLATVRKLVEGLGGTISVSSVVGEGSIFTFTIRR; encoded by the coding sequence GTGATAGCACCTCAAAAGCCTACTAACGAAAAAAAACGCCTCGAAGTTTTAAAGTCGTACAACCTTCTGGACACACTCCCAGAAGATGCTTATGATACTATCACAGAGCTCGCTTCTCACATCTGCAACACACCTATATCACTGGTGACTTTACTAGATGCAGATCGTAATTTTTTAAAATCAAGACGTGGGATAGATATCGCTGAGTCACCTAGAGATATTTCTTTTTGTGGTCACGCTATCCTTACAGAAGAACCTGTATTTATCGTAGAAGATGCACGCCTGGATGAACGATTTCAAGACAACCCACTTGTAAAAGATTTTAAAGCAATTTTTTACGCCGGTGTTCCATTACGTACAAGTGATGGTTATGCCTTAGGTACCTTATGTGTATATGATCATAAACCAAGAACGTTATCATTAGAAGAACAAGATGCACTACGTGGTCTTGCAAAGCAAACAGTATTGCTATTTGAAGCTCGCAAGCGTAATATTGAGCTTAAAGAAGCACAAAATGAAACAACACAGCGCAATGACCGTTTAGAAGATTTTGCTCGATTAGTTGCACATGATCTTAAGTCACCATTGGCAAGTATTGAAGGGTTACTTAACCTTTTAAAGGAAGACTATCTAGAAGATAATGATGAAGAATTTGGTACATATATCAAGCATTTAGATACTTCGGCTAAGTCTATGAGAGATTACATAGATGGGCTCTTGGAATATTATAAAGCAGATACACTACTTGCAACAAAGGAAGACACTACTCTTTTTACACTTGTTAAGGATGTCGCAGATTTACATAAATCTAGTAACGTAGCTATTAAGATTGAAGAAGATTTAAAACTAGTAGCTGTTTCTGCAATTGCTATAGACCAGATATTATCAAATCTAGTAGACAATGCCACCAAGTACAACGATAAAGAAAAACCAACAATCCAAATAAGCGGCAAGGAATCAATAGAATACTACACTATCTCCTTAAAAGATAACGGTACTGGGATTCCTGAAGATAAACAAGAAATCATTTTTGACCTCTTTAAAACTACAGGTACAAAGGATCGCAATGGTAGACAAGGGTCTGGAATGGGTCTTGCAACCGTGCGCAAACTTGTGGAAGGGTTGGGTGGTACTATTAGTGTTTCTTCTGTGGTAGGTGAAGGGAGTATTTTCACTTTTACCATTAGGCGATAA